A single window of Salvia splendens isolate huo1 chromosome 6, SspV2, whole genome shotgun sequence DNA harbors:
- the LOC121807625 gene encoding PH, RCC1 and FYVE domains-containing protein 1-like isoform X3 encodes MADPASFDIDQALILLKKGTQLIKYSRKGKPKFCAFRLSPDEATLIWYSHGSERQLILSSVSRIIQGQRTLHGGGDISQDNRTFGALDGPRRVSTDSRDSSVSSSSSHVGSECNSMQRTSCADGFRISVSSNPSCSSQSSGLDDIESLGDVFLWGEIWSDGGDKDVIGKPIPIKVDVLTPKPLETNIVLDVHQIACGDRHIALVTRQGEVFTWGEESGGRLGHGIEKDFSRPRLIEFLAVTNIDYIACGEFHTGAISSSGDLYTWGDGAHNAGLLGHGNDVSHWIPKRVSGLLEGLQVLSVACGTWHSAVVTSSGKLFTFGDGMFGALGHGDRENVPFPKEVNSLNGLKTVAISCGVWHTAAIIEVSNQSGANVSSRKLFTWGDGDKCRLGHGNKDAYLFPTCVSALIDYNMMQLACGHNMTIALTTSGHVFSMGNNAYGQLGNPQSDGKAPCLVQDRLVGEFVEQIACGADHVVVLTLRGDVFAWGRGANGRLGHGDTEDRNVPTLVEALKDKHVKNLSCGSNYTTSICIHKWVSGVDQSVCTSCRQAFGFTKKRHNCYNCGMVQCHNCSTKKAIKAALAPTPGKPHRVCDSCYMKLKKAAEMGISSIVYRKKSTTSSRIDRETKTSRVLLPPAMEPVKYLEIKSGGGGLKADTYSIVRESQVPSLVQLRDVAFPSSLSALQYALMPVTLPSSSQAQPQYQSASPYSRRPSPPHSSTPVYSRGVIDSLKKSNDILTQEISKSQNQVKNLRQKSEIQETEIQQLKKSADDATLLAADRSFKCIRATQAAKKITDQMKEIRNKLPPEISENESYKNLHSDIEFLLETVRMQVSDDNFSFPAYQNHLENTVVQDLSQTNGLAVSYARATHQSSSGTPEVAQMEGQKEVIEQFEPGVYVTVIQLANGTKIFKGVRFSKRRFAERQAEGWWKENKDRLLKKYSPTKPRRPSAEALPTPADQDNPAMQ; translated from the exons ATGGCAGATCCTGCTAGCTTCGACATTGATCAG GCACTCATTCTGTTGAAGAAGGGAACACAGTTAATCAAGTATAGCAGAAAAGGGAAGCCTAAATTTTGTGCATTCAGACTTTCTCCA GATGAAGCAACATTAATCTGGTACTCGCATGGATCAGAAAGGCAGCTAATATTATCTTCTGTTTCACGGATTATTCAAGGACAGAGAACT TTACATGGTGGAGGTGATATCTCTCAAGATAATCGCACATTCGGAGCACTAGACGGTCCGCGCAGAGTGTCCACTGATTCTCGTGATAGTAGCGTCAGTTCTTCAAGCTCACATGTTGGGTCTGAATGTAACAGTATGCAAAGGACAAGTTGTGCAGATGGTTTCCGGATTAGTGTCTCGAGTAATCCTAGTTGCTCAAGTCAAAGTTCTGGGCTAGATGACATAGAATCACTTGGTGATGTTTTTCTTTGGGGAGAGATCTGGTCTGATGGAGGGGACAAAGATGTAATTGGGAAACCTATTCCAATAAAGGTTGATGTACTGACTCCGAAACCATTGGAAACAAATATAGTACTTGATGTGCACCAGATTGCTTGTGGTGATCGGCATATTGCTCTTGTTACAAGACAAGGTGAGGTTTTTACTTGGGGCGAAGAATCCGGGGGTAGGCTGGGTCACGGCATCGAAAAGGACTTTAGTCGTCCTCGGCTAATAGAATTTTTGGCTGTTACAAATATTGATTACATTGCTTGTGGAGAGTTTCATACAGGTGCTATCTCTTCATCTGGTGATTTATACACATGGGGTGATGGTGCCCACAATGCAGGGCTTCTTGGTCATGGAAATGATGTTAGCCACTGGATTCCCAAAAGAGTTTCTGGACTTTTAGAAGGTCTTCAAGTTTTGTCAGTTGCATGTGGTACCTGGCATTCAGCAGTGGTCACTTCTTCAGGAAAATTGTTTACATTTGGTGATGGAATGTTTGGAGCTTTAGGTCATGGTGATCGTGAAAATGTTCCATTCCCAAAAGAGGTCAACTCGTTGAATGGACTTAAAACTGTTGCTATCTCCTGTGGCGTATGGCATACCGCTGCAATAATAGAAGTTAGTAATCAGTCAGGAGCAAATGTTTCGTCTAGGAAGTTATTCACCTGGGGCGATGGGGATAAATGTCGATTGGGTCATGGAAACAAGGATGCCTATCTCTTCCCAACTTGTGTCTCCGCCCTTATTGATTATAACATGATGCAGCTGGCATGTGGCCATAACATGACCATCGCCCTCACAACATCAGGTCATGTCTTCAGTATGGGAAATAATGCATATGGCCAGCTAGGAAACCCGCAATCCGATGGAAAGGCTCCTTGTTtagtacaagacagattggtgGGGGAGTTTGTCGAACAGATCGCATGTGGGGCGGATCATGTTGTAGTCCTCACTTTAAGAGGCGACGTATTTGCTTGGGGGAGAGGAGCCAATGGCAGACTAGGACACGGTGACACTGAAGATCGTAATGTTCCCACATTGGTGGAAGCACTTAAAGACAAACATGTCAAAAATCTCTCATGTGGATCAAATTACACGACGAGTATATGCATCCACAAGTGGGTGTCTGGAGTAGATCAGTCAGTATGCACATCTTGCAGGCAGGCTTTTGGTTTTACTAAAAAACGGCATAACTGTTATAACTGTGGAATGGTGCAATGCCATAACTGCAGTACGAAGAAGGCAATAAAAGCAGCTCTTGCTCCTACACCTGGGAAGCCTCACCGAGTATGTGACTCTTGCTACATGAAACTTAAGAAGGCAGCGGAAATGGGAATTTCATCAATTGTCTATCGCAAAAAATCTACTACTAGTTCTCGAATAGACCGAGAGACAAAAACCTCACGAGTTCTGCTCCCCCCAGCTATGGAGCCAGTTAAATACCTCGAGATCAAGTCAGGAGGTGGTGGACTGAAGGCTGATACCTATTCCATTGTTCGTGAATCGCAAGTTCCATCTCTTGTGCAGCTGAGGGACGTTGCTTTCCCAAGTTCACTCAGTGCTCTCCAATATGCTCTAATGCCTGTTACTCTACCATCATCTTCACAGGCTCAGCCACAATATCAGTCTGCTTCCCCGTACTCGAGAAGACCAAGTCCGCCACACTCTTCTACTCCGGTATACTCGAGGGGTGTTATTGATTCTTTAAAAAAGTCAAATGATATATTAACACAAGAGATTTCCAAATCGCAGAACCAA GTTAAGAATTTAAGACAAAAGAGCGAAATTCAAGAAACAGAAATTCAGCAGTTAAAGAAATCTGCCGACGATGCAACTCTTTTGGCTGCAGATAGATCTTTTAAATGTATCAGAGCAACGCAAGCCGCCAAGAAAATTACGGATCAg ATGAAGGAGATTAGAAATAAGTTGCCTCCAGAGATATCTGAGAATGAATCATATAAAAACTTGCACTCTGATATTGAGTTTCTTCTGGAAACAGTTCGTATGCAAGTATCTGATGACAACTTCTCATTTCCAGCATATCAAAATCACCTTGAGAATACAGTGGTTCAGGACCTGTCACAGACCAATGGATTAGCTGTTTCTTATGCAAGAGCTACACATCAGTCCAGCTCAGGGACCCCGGAAGTTGCTCAAATGGAGGGACAGAAGGAAGTTATCGAACAGTTTGAACCAGGTGTCTATGTAACAGTCATCCAACTTGCAAATGGGACCAAGATCTTCAAAGGGGTTAGATTCAG